The Catellatospora citrea genomic interval AGACCCGCTGCGCAATCCGAGCGCCGCCGACGCGATCAACACCGCGGCGCGGGCCATCAACGCCCCGATCCTGGTCGGCGCGGTGCTGTCCGGCCCGGAGCAGGGCCAGTCCCGCAACGCCGGCCTGGTCTGGCCCGCCGACCTCGCGCCCGGCGCGCAACCGGCCCAGATGTACCTCAAGCAGCACCCGGTGCCGTTCGCCGAGTACCTGCCGCTGCGCCCGATCGTCGAACCGATCGCGCAGGCCGTCACCAACCAGGCCAAGCTGCTGCGCACCGACTTCGTCGCGGGCACCGCGCCCGGCGTGCTGACGATGGGACCGGCGAAGGTCGGCGACGTGATCTGCTTCGAGGTCGCCTACGACGACGTCGTCCGCGACACCGTGCTGGCCGGCGCGCAGCTGCTCGCGGTGCAGACCAACAACGCCACGTTCGACGAGTCCGAGGCGATGCAGCAGATGGCGATGGTGCGGCTGCGGGCCGTCGAACACGGCCGGGACAGCCTCATGGCGTCGACCGTCGGTGTGTCCGGATTTGTAACTGCCGACGGAAATGTGCATGATGCATCTGGTTTCAACACCGATGCGATACTCGTGCGCGACCTGCACCTCGGCTCCGGCACCACGCCGGCGACGAACGCGGGGCCGTGGCCGGAGTACCTGCTGACGCTCGCGGCGCTGGCGCTGCTGATCGCGGCGGGCGTGGCGCGCAGGCGTCGCACCGCACCGGTGGAGGACACTGGACAGGCGGTATCGGCATAAACGTGGAGGTCCCGGTGAACGGCAACGAGGCGGAGATCGGGTATCCCGGCGTAGGCCGGGTATTGGTGATCATTCCGACGTACAACGAGTCGGAGAACGTCCGGTTGATCGTCCCCCGGGTGCGCAAAGCCACGCCCGAGGTCGACATTCTGATCGCCGACGACAACAGCCCCGACGGCACCGGGGCGATCGCCGACGAGATGGCCGCCGCCGACGACCACGTCAAGGTCCTGCACCGGCCCGGCAAGCAGGGCCTGGGCGCGGCGTACATCGCGGGCTTCGACTGGGCCCACGAGCACGGCTACGACGCCGTCGTCGAGATGGACGCCGACGGCTCGCACGCCCCGGAGGAGCTGCCCCGGCTGCTCGACGCGCTGCGCGGCGCCGACGCGGTCATCGGCTCGCGCTGGGTGCGCGGCGGCAAGGTCATCAACTGGCCGGTGCGCAGGCTCATCCTGTCGCGCGGCGCGAACCTCTACACCCGCATGGTGATGGGCATGGGCGTCAAGGACGCCACCGGCGGCTACCGCGCCTACCGGCTGCCCGTCCTGCGCAAGATCGACGTGGAGACGGTGACCTCGCGCGGCTACAGTTTCCAGGTCGAGCTGACCTACCGCACCCACCGGCACGGCTTCCGCATCGCCGAGGTGCCGATCACGTTCGCCGAGCGCGAGCACGGCGTGTCCAAGATGAGCGGCTCCATCATCAAGGAGGCGCTGTGGAAGGTCACGGTGTGGGGTGCGCAGTCCCGCCGCGAGCGCGTGCGGCGTATGTTCAAGCCGAGTGACCGCTGGCCGTGATCCCGTGCCGGCCCGACCGGCTGGAGGTGACCGGATGCGCAAGCTGCGATGGGTGCCGCTGGCCGTGCTGGGCCTGGGTGTGGTGGAGTTCGCCGTCTTCTGGGGCGTCAGCCGCCTGATCGGCATCGGCGCGACGCTGCTGCTGGCGATCGGCCTGATGCTGCTCGGGGCGTTCCTGCTGCGCAAGGAGGGGCTGTCGGCCTGGCGGCGGCTGCGGGACGCGCGGCTGGCCGGGCAGGCCCGCGGCGATCAGGCCGTCGACGGCGTGGTCGGGCTGATCGCGGCCCTGCTGCTGATCATCCCCGGGCTGCTGACCGCGGCCGTCGGGCTGCTGCTGCTGATCCCGCCGGTGCGTCGGCTCGCCCGGGGGCGGGTGCGCGCCGCGACCGAGAAGCGCATCCCGGCGTCGGCGGCCAACAGCGTCTTCGGGCCCAGGCGGGTCCGGGTCAGCACCCCGCACGACCCGCACCACCAGCCCCACCCGACCCCGCCGCCGACGGCGGGCCGACCCGGGCCGACCGAGGTCATCGAAGGTGAGATCGTCGACTGACAGCACGAAGGCGCCCGCCCCGCAGTAGGGGTGGGCGCCTTTCGAGTGTGCTCAGCGGCCGCGTCTGGTCCGTACGTCGGCCAGGCGCTCGTTGAGGATGTCGTCGAGCTCGGTCATCGACCGGCGCTCCAGCAGCATGTCCCAGTGCGTACGCGGAGGCTTGACCTTCTTCTGCTCCGGCTCGGTGCCGTCGACCAGGCGTGCCACGCTCCCGTCGAACTTGCATTCCCAGGTCGCGGGCACTTCGGCCTCGACCGCGAACGGCACCTCGAAGCGGTGGCCCTGGGCGCACAGGAACTCGCGCATCTGACGCGGCGCGAGTTCGGTGTTGCGCTCGGACTCGTAGCTGACGGCCCCCAGGCGGCTTCCCCGCAACATCCGATCGCCCATGTCAGCTCCTCACAGTCGTATTGCTTCCGGGTGATGCAACGACCTGAGAGCTCCGACGATTCCCCCGGGTGACCCACGCCGCCCGCGCCGCCGATTCCGGAGAGCGCCTCATGTGTGCCCTAGCGGCGCGATATCGTCCGATTGGACCAGTTTTGCGGGGTACATCACATCCGGGGGTAACGCGATGGCCACCACGGCGGTGCCGGCGTCGGGCAAACCGGTCAAGACCTGGCTCGGCCACCCCGGCGGCCTGGTCGTGCTGTTCCTCACCGAGATGTGGGAGCGGTTCAGCTACTACGGCATGCGGGCCATCCTCACCCTGTTCCTGGCCGCGGAGCTGACCGACGGCGGCTTCGGCATGCAAGACGTCGCCGCCGCGTCGCTGTATTCCATCTACGTCTCGATGGTCTACTTCACCGCCCTGCCCGGCGGCTGGATCGCCGACCGGATCCTCGGCACCCGCCGCAGCGTGCTGTGGGGCGGCATCATCATCGCGCTGGGCCACTACTCCCTGGCCTTCTCCGCCAGGTCCATGTTCTACCTCGGCCTCGTGCTCATCGTGCTCGGCACCGGCCTGCTCAAACCCAACATCTCCGCCATGGTCGGCGAGCTCTACGACAAGCACCCCGAGATGCACGAGTCCCGCCGCGACGCCGGGTTCACGCTGTTCTACCTGGGCATCAACCTGGGCGCGTTCTTCGCCCCGCTGCTGACCGGCATCTTCGCCGCCCGCAACGACTGGCACGTGGCGTTCGGCATCGCGGCCGTTGGCATGACCATCGCCGTGATCCAGTACCTGGTGGGCTACCGGCGGCTGGAGGGCGTCGGCCTCAAGGCGCACAAGCCGCTGCAGACCCACGAACGCAACAAGATCCTGAAGATCTCGGCGATCGTGGTGGCCGTCGTGGTGGTGCTGCTGGCGATCGACGTCGCGGCGGGCACCTTCAACGCCGACCACGTCAAGAACGCGCTCACGATCCTGGCGCTGGTCGTGCCCGCCCTGTACTTCGTCATGATGTTCCGCGACCGGACCCTGACCCACCAGGAACGCTCCCGGGTCAGCGCCTATGTGTGGATCTTCATCGGGGCCGCGCTGTTCTGGATGATCTACGACCAGGCGGGCAGCCTGGTCAACCTGTTCACCGACGAGAAGGTCGACCGGCAGGTCGGCAGCTTCGAGATCCCGACGGCCTGGTTCCAGTCCGTCAACCCGGTGCTCATCCTGCTGCTCGCGCCCGTGTTCGCGTGGATGTGGACCAGACTGGACCGCCGGCAGCCCGGCACGCCGGTCAAGTTCTCCCTGGCTCTGCTCGGCATCGGCCTGTCGTTCCTGGTGATGGGCACCGCCGGGGCGATGGCCGCACGCGGGCTGATCTCGCCGTGGTGGATCGTGCTGGTGTATCTCATCCAGACCTGCGCCGAGCTGCTGCTGTCGCCGGTCGGCCTGTCCGTCACCACCAAACTCGCCCCGCTGCGCTACGCCAGCCAGGTGATGGGCCTGTGGTTCCTGGCCACCGCCGCCGGAAACGCGCTCAACACGTGGGTCACCCCACTGAACGCCAAACTGTCCGACGCCGCGTACTACGGCCTGCTGGGCGCGCTGGCGGTCATCGTCGGCGTCTGCTTCTGGTTCGGCGCCCGCCGGATCGGCGAACTGATGTCCGGCGTGCACTGAGAGGCGACACCGATGACCACCACCACTGCCGCGACGATCACCGTCGAACAGCTGCGCGACGAGGTGACGGCGCTGGCCCGGCGCTGCCTGTGCGACCCGGTGACCGAGCTGTTCGGGCCGCTGCTGGAGACCCAGGAACGCGTCTTCAGCCGGCTGGAGAACGACCCGGTCCCCGAGCACCTGCACGAGCTGTACCTGCTGGCCGGGTTCGTGTCCGGGATGCTGGCCAAGGCCCACCACGACCTCGACCGCGAGCACCAGGCGATGTCGCTGGCCCGGATGGCGTACGTGTGCGCCGACAACGCCGGCCACGCCGGGCTGCGGGCGTGGAGCCGCGGCCTGCAGAGCCTGCTGGCGTACTCCGGGGGACGGCCTCAGGAGGCGGCCGCGTTCGCCGACTGCGGCGCGCGCATCGCCGTCGAGCAGACCGGGTCGGTGGCCTCGTGGCTGGCTTGTGGCCTGGCTCGCGCGCTGGCCCGGCTCGGCGCGGCCGAACCCGCCCGGCTCGCCCTGGCCCGCGCGGAGGACCTGCGCGAGCACCACGTCCACGACGACCTCGACGCGCTCGGCGGGATCTTCCTGTTCACCCCGGCCCGCCAGCACCACTACGCCGCCGACACGTACGCCTGCCTGCCCGAGCAGGCCGACCGGGCGGTCCACGAGGCCACCCGGTCCATCGCCCTGTACGCCGCCGCACCGCCCGAGCAGCGCTCCTTCGGCGACGAGGCGGGCGCCCGCTGCGTGCTGGCGCTGATCCGGGTGCGCGCCGGGGACGCCGCCGCGGCCCGCGACGCGCTCGGCCCGGTGCTGAGCCTGGACCTGCCCCGGCGCACCGCCGAGGTGATGGCCGGGATGGCCCGGGTCGGCGACGCGCTGCGCCACCCTCGCTTCGTCGACGTGCCCGAAGCCCGCGACCTGCGGGAGCAGATCGAATGGTTCGCCCAGCGCCCCGCCTCCGCACTGTCCAGCTGACCTCGGGTCAGGACTCCAGCATCGCGTCGGCCAGGCGCAGCAGCTCGGCGGTGGAGGCGGCCCCGCCGAGCAGCATGAGGCGCAGCCGGGCCCGCTGCTCGTCGTAGACGCTCTGCACGCGCAACGGGCCGTCGTCGTCACGGTGCCCGCCGGCCGCGGCGGTGAGCAGGGTCGCCAGCCGGTCGGCGTCCGCACGGGAGATCGCGTCGACGGACACCACCGCGGACACCTCGACGTGGCGGCTGCGGCGTGCCTGCTCGCGCGGGGGCGCGGGCACCGCGCCGCCGGTCAGTGCGGCCAGGTCGTCGGCGCTGATCCGGTACTGCTTGCCGATCCGCACCGCCTTGAGCCGGCCCTCGCGCACGTAGTTGCGCACCGTCTTGACGTGCAGGCCGAGACGTTCGGCGACCTGCTCGACCGAGTACAGCTCCGACATCGGCTCTCCATGGTGGGTGTGGGCCCGCCCGGCGACGGGCAGGCTACGGCGGGGTCGAACGCTCAAACCGAGCGGGCGAGGCGCAAGCCGAGGTCGTCGATGTGGAACGCAGGATGGCTGCGCCGGCGGCACGACGCCCGCAGCGCGCGCGGCAGGTCCTGCCAGCCGCCGCCGCGGAAGACGCGGTACGGGCCGTAGACGCGCGGGTCGTAGACGTCCCAGCACCACTCCCACACGTTGCCGATCATGTCGTGCAGGCCCCACGCGTTCGAGGCCCTGGTCGCGACGTCACGGGCCGCGCCGCCGGAGTTGGCCCGGTGCCAGGCGGTCGCGTCGAGGTCGCCGTACCGTTCGCCGGTCGTCCCGGCGCGGCAGGCGTACTCCCACTCGGCCTCGGTCGGCAGCCGGTAGCCGCCGGCGCTCGGGTCGCAGGTCACGTCGTGGCCGTCGGGGTCGTCGCCGAGGGTGTAGCACGGCGCGCGGCCGGTCGCCGCCGACAGCTCGTTGCAGAACCGGACCGCGTCCAGCCACGACACGTCGGTCACCGGCACCCGCGGCGACGCGGCGGCCCGGCCGCGCGGCGCCTCGTGCAGCTCGCGTGTCACCGGATGCGCCGCCAGCAGGAACGGCTCGACGTCGACGCGCCAGGTCCGTCCGGTGCCCTCGTCGCGCAGGTCGATGTGCCCGGCCGGGATTTCGATCATGTCGCCGACAAGGGTCGACAGCGACGTTGTTTCCCGTAACATTCCGCTTCCTTCCCTGATCGGCGGTCGAGTTGCAGGTTAGCACTCCCTATCACGGTGCACCAAGGCGGTTTTAGGGAAGCTTGGGGAACCTTGTCGCCATCCGGATGACCGTGGCGTGTGCCCTGGCCGCGATCTCGGCGTCCGTGCGGGCGGGGGAGTGCAGCGAGGTCGCGGCGTCGCCGGCGGCCAGCAGCGCGAGCACCGGCTGCCCGAGGCCGTTGGTCAGGTCCGCCCACTCGCACCAGGTGTCGGCGCCCTCGCCCCACCACAGGCAGCCGCCGGGGGAGACCGGCCAGAACCGCTCCGGATAGCGCAGCAGCACCTTCTCCGCCCGGCCGGTGCCGATCCGGGCCAGCGCCGCCCGGTGCCCGTCCGGCAGGTCCACGGCCAGCTCCGGCAGCACGGCCAGGGGCACCGCGAGCACCACCCGGTCGGCGCGCAGCGTCCCCCAGGAACCGGTCAGGCTCACGCCGTCCAGGCCGGGCCGGACCTGCGCCACCGGCCGGTCGAGGGCGACCTGCAGCCCGTCCGCCAGGCACGCGACGACCGTGCCGAGGCCGCCCGGCAGCCAGCGGTCGCCCTCGCCGATGCCGGGCTCGCCGAACGCGCCCCGGGCCGAGGCCAGCCCGAAGTCCAGCCCGGACTCCGGGGTCACCCCGGCCGCGACGGCGTACGCCAGGATGGGCCGGGACGGGGCGTCCCGCCCGGCGGCGTGGGCGGCGATCACCTCGGCGACGGGCCGGTCGGCCGCGGCGGTCAGCTCGTGCGCGGTACGGGCCAGCGCGTCGAGCGCCGCCCGCACACCCTGCACCCGGCCGTCGGCCGACAGCGTCAGCGGGTCCGTGAAGTCGGTCGGGACGGCGGGCAGCCCGCACGCGCGGGCCAGCGCGGCGAGGCTGTTGTCCGGATACTGCTGCAGCCAGGCCGCGCCCAGGTCGGCGGTGACGCCGCCCAGGTCGACCGAGTGCACCCGCCCGCCGAGGCGGCCCCGCGCCTCGAGGACCCGCACCCGGCGGCCGTGGCGGTGCAGCTCCCGAGCGGCGGCCAAGCCGGCCACGCCCGCGCCGACGACCGCGATCCGCTCGCCGGGCCGGCCCGCGGCCAGCAGGTGCCCGGCCGCGGTCAGGCCGGACTCGTACGCGCCGTGCACCATCGCCGGGCGGGTCGGGTGCACGCCCTCGCCGGCCAGCACCAGGCGGTCCGACACCGGCTCGGCCAGCCGGGCCCGGTCGGCGCCCGTGCCGCCGACGAGCAGGCCCGTCCACGCGCCACGCGACCAGGGGTCGGCGCACCACCGCGACACCGCCCACGCGACCGGCTGCGGATGGCCCATCTCAGCCCAGCGTCAGCCAGGTGATGCCCAGTTCTCGCAACCGGGCGTGCTCGGCGTCGGACAGGACCACCCGGCCGGTGGCGCGGCGCAGCAGCCCGGCCCGGTCCACGTCGAGCTCCCGGGCCGCGCGGGGCGCGGACAGCCCGAACAGCAGGCCCTCGACGACCCCGGCGGCCTGCGGGGTGAGCCACGGCGCGACGCCGAGGGCGTCGGCCAGGTCCAGGCCGTGCACGGCCAGCTCGACGACCCGGGTGACCTGGAAGTCGGTGAGCCGCATCGGGTCGCCGTGGCGGGTGGTGACCAGCCGCGACCCCGGCGTGCCGGCGGTCCGTGCCACCACCTGCGCGGCCTGCTCCTCGAACCAGTCGATCAGCTCCGCCGGAGTGCGCCGCTCGGCGAAGTCCTGCGCGGAGTCGACCCGTTCGCGGTCGGCCGGCGGGCTGAAACGCTCGTCGGGGGAGTAGTAGCGCGCCGTGTCGACCGGCGGGCCCGGCGGCCGCGGCGCGTCGAGCATGGCCAGGGTGCGCGACAGCGCGATCGCGGCATGGGCGAACTCGCCGCGCACCGTCCACGGCGGGCAGCAGGTGGGCCGGTCCAGGTCCGCGGGCGGGGCGGCGCGCAGCGCCGCGATCAGTGCCGCCGACTCCGCGGCGGCCGCGGCCTCGACGGTGGTCGCGTCCGGGATCAGCGACGCCACCCGGAACCGCTCGGCGACCGCGACCGTGTCGTCGTCCACGGTGAAGTCCGGCCGGCCCAGGTAGCCGCGCATCTCGTCGGAGTGCCAGAAGCTCTCGTGCCCGGCCCGCCAGTCGGCGACCGAGGCGTAGCCCTCGCCTTCGTCGATCGCGTGCGCGAGGTCGATCTCGTCGAGCGGCACCAGCCGCACCTCGGTGACTTCGAGGATCGCCACCGGCTGCCCGTCGGAGTCGATCAGCGTCGACCGCTGGCCAGGTGAGGGCAACGGCTCGCTGTCGTGCTCGTACCCGAGCAGCAGCCCCGTCGAGGAGGTCTTGCTCCCGTCCAGCACCGCGGCCACCAGCTTGTCCCGCAACGGCCCCGGGAACCCCAGTTCGTAATCGCTCAGCGAGTCGTAGACCACGTCGCCAGCCTAGATCCGGCGTCGAGCCGGTTTCCCGGCGATCCGGGCCGCCGGGTCAGCC includes:
- a CDS encoding peptide MFS transporter; translation: MATTAVPASGKPVKTWLGHPGGLVVLFLTEMWERFSYYGMRAILTLFLAAELTDGGFGMQDVAAASLYSIYVSMVYFTALPGGWIADRILGTRRSVLWGGIIIALGHYSLAFSARSMFYLGLVLIVLGTGLLKPNISAMVGELYDKHPEMHESRRDAGFTLFYLGINLGAFFAPLLTGIFAARNDWHVAFGIAAVGMTIAVIQYLVGYRRLEGVGLKAHKPLQTHERNKILKISAIVVAVVVVLLAIDVAAGTFNADHVKNALTILALVVPALYFVMMFRDRTLTHQERSRVSAYVWIFIGAALFWMIYDQAGSLVNLFTDEKVDRQVGSFEIPTAWFQSVNPVLILLLAPVFAWMWTRLDRRQPGTPVKFSLALLGIGLSFLVMGTAGAMAARGLISPWWIVLVYLIQTCAELLLSPVGLSVTTKLAPLRYASQVMGLWFLATAAGNALNTWVTPLNAKLSDAAYYGLLGALAVIVGVCFWFGARRIGELMSGVH
- a CDS encoding RNA polymerase-binding protein RbpA; this translates as MGDRMLRGSRLGAVSYESERNTELAPRQMREFLCAQGHRFEVPFAVEAEVPATWECKFDGSVARLVDGTEPEQKKVKPPRTHWDMLLERRSMTELDDILNERLADVRTRRGR
- a CDS encoding FxsA family protein is translated as MRKLRWVPLAVLGLGVVEFAVFWGVSRLIGIGATLLLAIGLMLLGAFLLRKEGLSAWRRLRDARLAGQARGDQAVDGVVGLIAALLLIIPGLLTAAVGLLLLIPPVRRLARGRVRAATEKRIPASAANSVFGPRRVRVSTPHDPHHQPHPTPPPTAGRPGPTEVIEGEIVD
- a CDS encoding flavin monoamine oxidase family protein, whose product is MGHPQPVAWAVSRWCADPWSRGAWTGLLVGGTGADRARLAEPVSDRLVLAGEGVHPTRPAMVHGAYESGLTAAGHLLAAGRPGERIAVVGAGVAGLAAARELHRHGRRVRVLEARGRLGGRVHSVDLGGVTADLGAAWLQQYPDNSLAALARACGLPAVPTDFTDPLTLSADGRVQGVRAALDALARTAHELTAAADRPVAEVIAAHAAGRDAPSRPILAYAVAAGVTPESGLDFGLASARGAFGEPGIGEGDRWLPGGLGTVVACLADGLQVALDRPVAQVRPGLDGVSLTGSWGTLRADRVVLAVPLAVLPELAVDLPDGHRAALARIGTGRAEKVLLRYPERFWPVSPGGCLWWGEGADTWCEWADLTNGLGQPVLALLAAGDAATSLHSPARTDAEIAARAHATVIRMATRFPKLP
- a CDS encoding XRE family transcriptional regulator, which translates into the protein MTTTTAATITVEQLRDEVTALARRCLCDPVTELFGPLLETQERVFSRLENDPVPEHLHELYLLAGFVSGMLAKAHHDLDREHQAMSLARMAYVCADNAGHAGLRAWSRGLQSLLAYSGGRPQEAAAFADCGARIAVEQTGSVASWLACGLARALARLGAAEPARLALARAEDLREHHVHDDLDALGGIFLFTPARQHHYAADTYACLPEQADRAVHEATRSIALYAAAPPEQRSFGDEAGARCVLALIRVRAGDAAAARDALGPVLSLDLPRRTAEVMAGMARVGDALRHPRFVDVPEARDLREQIEWFAQRPASALSS
- a CDS encoding maleylpyruvate isomerase family mycothiol-dependent enzyme yields the protein MASLIPDATTVEAAAAAESAALIAALRAAPPADLDRPTCCPPWTVRGEFAHAAIALSRTLAMLDAPRPPGPPVDTARYYSPDERFSPPADRERVDSAQDFAERRTPAELIDWFEEQAAQVVARTAGTPGSRLVTTRHGDPMRLTDFQVTRVVELAVHGLDLADALGVAPWLTPQAAGVVEGLLFGLSAPRAARELDVDRAGLLRRATGRVVLSDAEHARLRELGITWLTLG
- a CDS encoding formylglycine-generating enzyme family protein; translated protein: MIEIPAGHIDLRDEGTGRTWRVDVEPFLLAAHPVTRELHEAPRGRAAASPRVPVTDVSWLDAVRFCNELSAATGRAPCYTLGDDPDGHDVTCDPSAGGYRLPTEAEWEYACRAGTTGERYGDLDATAWHRANSGGAARDVATRASNAWGLHDMIGNVWEWCWDVYDPRVYGPYRVFRGGGWQDLPRALRASCRRRSHPAFHIDDLGLRLARSV
- a CDS encoding helix-turn-helix domain-containing protein; this translates as MSELYSVEQVAERLGLHVKTVRNYVREGRLKAVRIGKQYRISADDLAALTGGAVPAPPREQARRSRHVEVSAVVSVDAISRADADRLATLLTAAAGGHRDDDGPLRVQSVYDEQRARLRLMLLGGAASTAELLRLADAMLES
- a CDS encoding polyprenol monophosphomannose synthase, with protein sequence MNGNEAEIGYPGVGRVLVIIPTYNESENVRLIVPRVRKATPEVDILIADDNSPDGTGAIADEMAAADDHVKVLHRPGKQGLGAAYIAGFDWAHEHGYDAVVEMDADGSHAPEELPRLLDALRGADAVIGSRWVRGGKVINWPVRRLILSRGANLYTRMVMGMGVKDATGGYRAYRLPVLRKIDVETVTSRGYSFQVELTYRTHRHGFRIAEVPITFAEREHGVSKMSGSIIKEALWKVTVWGAQSRRERVRRMFKPSDRWP